From Rhodamnia argentea isolate NSW1041297 chromosome 10, ASM2092103v1, whole genome shotgun sequence, a single genomic window includes:
- the LOC115731585 gene encoding LOW QUALITY PROTEIN: exportin-2-like (The sequence of the model RefSeq protein was modified relative to this genomic sequence to represent the inferred CDS: deleted 1 base in 1 codon; substituted 1 base at 1 genomic stop codon) → MEWNQETLQFLSQXFLDTLSPAPGPRRQAESSLSDASERPNYALAVLRLVAESSVDEQIRQAAAVNLKNHLRTRWPPSPPDSHAPAPSSPPIPDSEKEQIKALIVPLMLSSSARIQSQLSEALAVISKHDFPKLWPALLPDLVCNLQKASQASDYASINGILGAANSIFDKFLHQYKTNDLLLDLKYCLDNFAAPLLEIFLRTAKLIDETSSSGQAVNLRPLFVSQRLCCRIFYSLNLQELPEFFEDHIGEWMGEFQKYLTARYPALESVGPDGLALVDELRAAVCENISLYMEKNEDEFQGYLDKFASAVWSLLGDVTQSSSRDRLAITAIKFLTTVSTSVHHKLFEGGGVIQQICQSIVIPNVRLREEDEELFEMNYVEFIRRDMEGSDLDTRRRIACELLKGIATYHKADVTAIVSAQIPKLLSSFAANPAADWKDKDCAIYLVVSLATKKARGNAVSTDVVDIESFFTSAIAPELQSQNVNEFPMLKAGALKFFTLFRSQIPKGITLPLFPYVVRYLSSESNVVHSYAASCIEKLLLVRDEGGKARYTSADMSPFFMDTINNLFTALRFPESEENPYIMKCIMRVLGVIDISQGIIAAHCIAGLTSILNEVRKNPKNPVFNHYLFESVAVLVRRACEKDASLISSFEGSLFPSLQAILASDLTEFWPYAFQLLAQLVELNRPPIPASYMPVFEILLSPDLWNRGPNVPALVRLLQAFLQKSPHELSQGGRLSQVLGIFYKLVLSTSTEEQGFFVLNTVIENLDCSLIAPYMPHIWHALFTRLQNRQTMKFVKSLLIFMSLFLVKHGPSNLVDSMNAVQPNIFVLILEQIWIPNLKLIAGNVERKLTAVASTRLLCGSPLEASGHWEKKLDSIMTLLSRPEEDTLVEEPDAPDVAENVGYTATFVNLHNAGKKEEDPLKDIREPREFLVTSLARLSALSPGKYPQIISENLDPLNQNALLQLCSTYNCPIV, encoded by the exons ATGGAGTGGAATCAGGAGACGCTTCAATTCCTCTCCCAATGATTCCTCGACACCCTCTCTCCGGCCCCCGGCCCCCGCCGCCAGGCCGAGTCCTCCCTCTCGGACGCTTCCGAACGCCCCAACTACGCCCTCGCCGTCCTCCGCCTCGTCGCCGAGTCCTCCGTCGACGAGCAGATCCGCCAGGCCGCCGCGGTCAACTTGAAGAACCATCTCCGCACTCGCTGGCCCCCGTCTCCCCCCGATTCCCACGCTCCCGCCCCTTCCTCACCTCCGATCCCCGACTCCGAGAAGGAGCAAATCAAAGCCCTCATTGTCCCTCTGATGCTGTCCTCGTCGGCCCGAATCCAGAGCCAGCTCAGCGAAGCCCTAGCCGTGATCAGCAAGCACGATTTCCCCAAGCTGTGGCCTGCGTTGCTCCCTGATCTTGTGTGCAATCTCCAGAAGGCTTCGCAGGCCTCTGACTATGCCTCCATCAACGGGATTCTCGGTGCCGCCAACTCCATTTTCGATAAGTTCCTTCACCAGTACAAAACCAATGATTTGTTGCTCGATTTGAAATATTGCTTGGATAATTTCGCTGCGCCTTTGTTGGAGATATTCCTGAGGACTGCTAAGCTAATCGATGAAACTTCGTCTTCTGGTCAAGCTGTAAACTTGCGTCCTTTGTTCGTGTCTCAGCGGTTGTGCTGTCGGATTTTCTATTCTCTTAATTTGCAAGAGTTGCCGGAATTCTTTGAGGATCATATAGGAGAGTGGATGGGTGAGTTCCAAAAGTACCTTACTGCTAGATATCCTGCACTTGAGAGCGTTGGCCCTGACGGGCTCGCCCTTGTGGACGAGCTTAGAGCTGCTGTGTGTGAGAATATTAGTCTTTATATGGAGAAGAATGAGGACGAGTTTCAAGGTTATTTGGATAAGTTTGCATCTGCTGTTTGGAGTTTACTTGGGGACGTGACTCAGTCCTCTAGTCGTGATAGGTTAGCCATTACGGCGATTAAGTTTCTGACGACCGTTAGTACGAGCGTGCACCATAAGTTGTTTGAAGGTGGGGGCGTGATTCAGCAGATATGTCAGAGCATTGTGATCCCTAATGTGCGTTTGAGGGAGGAAGATGAGGAACTCTTTGAGATGAATTATGTTGAGTTCATTAGGAGGGACATGGAAGGTAGTGATCTTGATACTAGGAGAAGGATTGCATGTGAACTTCTGAAAGGGATTGCTACATATCATAAGGCAGATGTTACTGCCATTGTGTCTGCTCAGATACCGAAGCTTCTGAGCTCATTTGCTGCAAACCCAGCTGCCGACTGGAAGGACAAAGATTGTGCCATATACTTGGTTGTTTCACTGGCGACAAAGAAGGCTAGGGGTAATGCTGTTTCTACTGATGTTGTTGACATTGAGAGCTTCTTCACGTCTGCTATAGCACCAGAGTTGCAGAGTCAGAATGTGAACGAGTTTCCCATGCTAAAGGCGGGTGCTCTTAAGTTCTTCACATTGTTTCGGAGTCAAAtaccaaagggcattaccttgccGTTGTTTCCTTATGTGGTTAGGTATCTTAGTTCGGAGTCCAATGTAGTTCACTCTTATGCTGCAAGCTGCATTGAAAAGCTTTTGCTTGTTAGAGATGAGGGTGGGAAAGCAAGATACACCTCTGCAGATATGAGCCCCTTTTTTATGGATACAATTAACAACCTTTTCACGGCTTTGCGATTTCCCGAATCTGAGGAGAACCCGTACATTATGAAATGTATCATGCGAGTCCTTGGGGTTATTGACATCTCCCAAGGGATCATCGCTGCACATTGTATCGCTGGGTTGACCTCCATTCTGAATGAAGTTcgtaaaaacccaaaaaatccaGTTTTTAACCATTATTTATTTGAGTCAGTGGCTGTTCTTGTCAGGAGGGCTTGCGAGAAGGATGCCTCTTTAATATCATCTTTTGAAGGAAGCCTCTTTCCTAGCCTCCAGGCGATATTGGCCAGTGATCTTACTGAGTTCTGGCCCTACGCATTTCAGCTGTTGGCTCAGCTTGTTGAATTGAACAGACCACCCATTCCAGCTAGTTACATGCCGGTTTTTGAGATTCTTTTGTCACCTGATCTTTGGAATAGAGGTCCAAATGTCCCTGCACTTGTGCGTCTGCTTCAGGCATTTCTTCAAAAGTCACCGCACGAACTCAGTCAGGGAGGTAGGCTAAGCCAGGTGCTTGGCATATTCTACAAACTAGTCCTGTCCACAAGCACAGAGGAACAGGGCTTCTTTGTCCTCAACACTGTTATTGAGAATCTAGATTGTAGTTTGATTGCGCCCTACATGCCCCACATCTGGCATGCCTTGTTTACACGCCTCCAGAATAGACAGACCATGAAGTTTGTGAAGTCTCTTTTGATATTTATGTCACTGTTTCTGGTCAAGCATGGTCCCTCTAACCTTGTCGACTCAATGAATGCTGTCCAGCCCAATATTTTTGTCTTGATTTTGGAGCAGATTTGGATACCAAATCTGAAGTTGATCGCGGGGAATGTTGAACGTAAATTAACTGCGGTTGCTTCAACGAGGCTGCTCTGTGGAAGTCCACTAGAAGCTAGTGGACATTGGGAGAAGAAGCTAGACAGCATTATGACCTTGCTTTCACGCCCTGAGGAGGATACGCTTGTGGAAGAG CCAGATGCTCCAGATGTAGCTGAAAATGTCGGTTATACTGCCACTTTTGTCAATCTCCACAATGCtggaaagaaggaagaggacCCTTTGAAGGATATAAGGGAACCAAGAGAATTTTTGGTGACTTCCCTGGCAAGACTGTCTGCCCTGTCTCCTGGGAAGTATCCTCAGATCATCAGTGAGAATCTTGATCCACTAAACCAGAATGCATTACTTCAGCTCTGCAGCACTTATAACTGCCCTATTGTTTGA